The proteins below are encoded in one region of Mycobacterium pseudokansasii:
- a CDS encoding lysophospholipid acyltransferase — MTAREAGRVALRKLLQRTGIIDESITPLSTDPAEVVQLLGTPWYDDRLVRLANELGRDPDSVRAEAAGYLREMAASLDERAVEAWRGFSRWLMRAYDVLVDEDQIAALRKLDRRATLAFAFSHRSYLDGLLLPEVILANRLSPALTFGGANLNFFPMGAWAKRTGAIFIRRQTKDIPIYRFVLRAYAAQLVQNHANLTWSIEGGRTRTGKLRPPVFGILRYIADAVDEIDGPEVYLVPTSIVYDQLHEVEAMTTEAYGAVKPPEDLRFLIRLARQQGERLGRAYLDFGEPLPLRKRLEELRADESGSGTEIERIALDVEHRINRATPVTPTAVVSLALLGADRSLSISEVLATVQPLASYIAARHWSVAGAADLTNRSTIRWALHQMAASGVVLVYEAGTEAVWGIGEDQHLVAAFYRNTAIHIFVDRAIAEMALLAAAEISERSANGSVLPATVRDEALRLRELLKFEFLFSARAQFEKDLADEVRLIGPVEDTTKAATAEQVRHLLESADLLLAHLVLRPFLDAYHIVADRLAACEDDAFDEQAFLAECLQVGKQWELQRRIANAESRSMELFKTALRLARHRELVDEAGDSDSRDIAERRREFADEIATAIRRVNAIAELARTR; from the coding sequence ATGACGGCGCGCGAAGCGGGACGGGTTGCGTTGCGAAAGCTGCTGCAGCGCACCGGAATTATCGACGAATCGATCACGCCGTTGTCCACCGACCCGGCCGAGGTTGTCCAGCTGCTGGGCACCCCGTGGTATGACGACCGGTTGGTCAGGCTGGCCAACGAGCTCGGGCGTGATCCGGACAGCGTGCGCGCCGAGGCCGCGGGCTACCTGCGGGAAATGGCGGCCTCGCTCGACGAGCGGGCCGTGGAGGCGTGGCGGGGTTTCAGCCGCTGGCTCATGCGGGCCTACGACGTGCTGGTCGACGAGGACCAGATCGCCGCGCTGCGCAAGCTGGACCGCAGAGCCACCCTGGCGTTCGCCTTCTCGCATCGCTCGTACTTGGACGGCTTACTGCTGCCCGAGGTGATCCTGGCCAATCGGCTGTCGCCGGCGCTGACCTTCGGTGGCGCAAACTTGAACTTCTTCCCGATGGGCGCCTGGGCCAAGCGCACCGGGGCCATCTTCATCCGCCGCCAGACCAAAGACATTCCCATTTACCGGTTCGTGCTGCGGGCCTACGCCGCGCAGCTGGTGCAAAACCATGCCAACCTAACCTGGTCGATCGAGGGAGGCCGGACCCGGACCGGCAAACTACGCCCTCCGGTGTTCGGGATCTTGCGCTACATCGCCGACGCCGTCGACGAAATCGACGGTCCGGAGGTGTATTTGGTGCCGACATCCATCGTGTACGACCAGCTGCACGAGGTGGAGGCCATGACCACCGAGGCCTATGGTGCGGTAAAACCACCGGAAGACTTGCGCTTCCTGATCCGGCTCGCGCGCCAGCAGGGTGAACGGCTCGGCCGCGCCTACCTGGACTTCGGCGAGCCGCTGCCGCTGCGCAAACGTCTCGAGGAGTTGCGGGCCGACGAATCGGGCAGCGGAACCGAGATCGAACGCATTGCCCTGGACGTGGAGCACCGCATCAACCGCGCCACGCCGGTGACGCCCACCGCGGTGGTCAGTCTGGCGCTGCTGGGTGCCGACCGCTCGCTGTCCATCAGCGAGGTGCTGGCCACAGTGCAACCGCTGGCCAGCTACATCGCGGCGCGCCACTGGTCGGTGGCCGGCGCGGCGGATCTGACGAACCGCTCCACCATCCGATGGGCCCTGCACCAAATGGCGGCCTCGGGGGTGGTTCTTGTCTACGAGGCCGGCACCGAAGCGGTCTGGGGCATCGGCGAGGACCAGCACCTCGTCGCCGCGTTCTATCGCAACACTGCAATCCACATCTTTGTCGATCGTGCCATCGCGGAGATGGCGTTGCTGGCGGCCGCGGAGATCTCCGAACGTTCCGCGAATGGTTCCGTGTTACCGGCCACCGTGCGCGACGAGGCGCTGCGGCTTCGCGAGCTGCTGAAGTTCGAGTTCCTGTTCTCGGCGCGTGCACAGTTCGAGAAGGATCTCGCCGACGAAGTACGGCTGATCGGGCCGGTGGAAGACACCACCAAGGCCGCCACCGCCGAGCAGGTGCGGCACCTGCTGGAGTCGGCCGATCTGCTGCTCGCGCACCTGGTATTGCGGCCGTTCCTAGACGCCTACCACATCGTTGCCGACCGGCTGGCCGCCTGCGAAGATGACGCGTTCGACGAGCAGGCGTTTCTTGCCGAGTGTCTGCAGGTGGGCAAGCAGTGGGAATTACAGCGCAGAATTGCCAACGCCGAGTCGCGGTCGATGGAGCTTTTCAAGACCGCACTTCGACTGGCTCGTCATCGTGAGCTCGTGGACGAGGCCGGCGACTCCGACTCCCGGGACATCGCCGAACGGCGGCGTGAATTCGCCGACGAGATCGCCACGGC